One Gemmatimonadota bacterium DNA window includes the following coding sequences:
- a CDS encoding RNA polymerase sigma factor, which produces MTQEETKCIALEIHRGNRDAVTDLVATYQDRLFTYAFHMLGGSDDALDVTQEAFVKAYTTLSGKYDAERCRTLEVRPWLYRIVRNLALNKLRSRKRRDDALVSMKDNLPAQVFDTGNNRSRTRAIRAALARLGRESRELVILRFVEQYTYAEIATVTGSTESALRGKVYRALRRLRKTMEGGPGG; this is translated from the coding sequence ATGACGCAGGAAGAGACAAAATGTATTGCACTGGAAATCCATCGTGGCAACCGGGACGCGGTGACGGACCTGGTGGCGACCTACCAGGACAGACTCTTCACCTACGCCTTCCATATGCTTGGCGGTTCGGACGACGCCCTCGACGTTACGCAGGAAGCCTTTGTCAAGGCGTACACCACGCTCTCCGGAAAGTACGACGCGGAGCGATGCCGGACGCTCGAAGTCCGACCCTGGCTGTATCGCATCGTCCGGAACCTGGCGCTGAACAAGTTGAGGTCGCGCAAACGAAGAGACGACGCGCTGGTCAGCATGAAGGACAACCTGCCGGCACAGGTTTTCGACACCGGAAACAACCGGTCAAGGACAAGAGCGATCCGGGCGGCCCTCGCTCGACTGGGAAGGGAAAGCCGTGAATTGGTCATCCTGCGCTTTGTCGAGCAATACACCTACGCGGAGATCGCGACAGTCACCGGCTCAACGGAATCGGCGCTGCGGGGCAAGGTGTACCGTGCGCTACGTAGGCTTCGCAAAACCATGGAGGGGGGTCCTGGTGGATAA
- a CDS encoding methylated-DNA--[protein]-cysteine S-methyltransferase, producing MDKNEARQYLDQIRTGEADSEASRSVTEHLEECADLREEAAFMENLAMESTKLKLTAPTGIQEEVMIRIADRYDVIETDFGTAHVGFTPKGISAVKLDVEEDGAFETYYKDRLGRTTVRGSLPEAYTEAVRRAIRGEKIAQPPVTLEGLTEFEQTVLQHLARIPTGEVRPYAWLAREVGRPKAIRAVGTVMARNPVPFLMPCHRLVPSTGGVGNYYYGPEMKWTLLEREGIPREELANWKQRGVRFIGSRTTGIYCYPTCRDARRVQPQHRLEFGSTEDATESGYRPCKHCRPLSV from the coding sequence GTGGATAAAAACGAAGCGAGACAGTATCTGGATCAAATCAGGACCGGCGAAGCGGATTCCGAGGCCAGCCGGTCCGTGACGGAACACCTGGAAGAGTGCGCCGATCTGCGCGAAGAGGCTGCATTTATGGAAAACCTTGCCATGGAATCTACCAAACTGAAACTGACCGCTCCCACAGGGATACAGGAGGAAGTGATGATCAGGATTGCAGACCGATACGATGTGATCGAAACAGATTTCGGGACGGCGCACGTGGGATTTACACCCAAGGGCATATCGGCGGTAAAACTCGACGTGGAGGAGGACGGCGCATTCGAAACCTACTACAAAGACAGGCTGGGGCGGACCACGGTCCGAGGTTCGCTGCCCGAAGCGTATACCGAAGCGGTCAGGCGGGCCATAAGAGGAGAGAAGATCGCCCAGCCGCCGGTCACGCTGGAAGGACTGACCGAATTTGAACAGACCGTGCTCCAGCATCTGGCCAGGATACCTACGGGCGAGGTACGACCCTATGCCTGGCTCGCCCGGGAAGTGGGCAGGCCGAAGGCGATCCGGGCCGTCGGAACGGTCATGGCCCGCAATCCCGTTCCCTTCCTGATGCCCTGCCACCGGCTCGTACCCTCGACCGGAGGCGTGGGAAACTACTACTACGGACCGGAAATGAAATGGACCCTGCTGGAACGGGAGGGGATCCCGCGGGAGGAACTCGCAAACTGGAAGCAGCGCGGCGTGCGCTTCATCGGCAGCCGGACGACCGGTATCTACTGCTATCCGACCTGCCGTGATGCGCGGCGCGTCCAGCCGCAGCACCGGCTGGAATTCGGTAGTACGGAAGACGCGACGGAAAGCGGATACCGGCCGTGCAAGCACTGCAGGCCGCTGTCGGTGTAG
- a CDS encoding phytanoyl-CoA dioxygenase family protein: MPITDALPEMKRELRFFPATNEHPKTLSREQVDFFNANGYLCPLDVFTPQEAEENRAYFEDLMARAEKEGYNSYSINGWQRHCEGIYDLTMNQRILDYAEDLVGETLICEMTHYFCKMPGDVQRVSWHQDASYWPLTPSKVVTIWLAIDDVDEENGPMTVIPGSHLHGQIPFENSTEAERNVLGQTVTDPRKWGGDPVPFTMKAGQISMHTDLLLHGSEPNVSDRRRCGLTIRYLPPDVRGRYPEYHRAVICRGGDPSGYWRPVPKPVGDRIPPRNR; encoded by the coding sequence ATGCCCATCACCGATGCCCTGCCCGAAATGAAGCGGGAACTGCGGTTTTTCCCGGCAACAAACGAGCACCCCAAAACGCTATCCCGCGAACAGGTCGACTTCTTCAACGCGAACGGGTATCTCTGCCCCCTCGACGTCTTTACCCCGCAGGAAGCCGAGGAGAACCGAGCGTATTTCGAAGACCTGATGGCCCGCGCGGAGAAGGAAGGGTACAACAGCTACTCGATCAACGGCTGGCAGCGGCACTGCGAGGGTATATACGACTTGACCATGAACCAGCGGATACTGGACTACGCGGAAGACCTGGTCGGGGAGACGCTGATCTGCGAGATGACCCACTATTTCTGCAAGATGCCGGGCGACGTGCAGCGGGTGAGTTGGCACCAGGACGCGTCCTACTGGCCCCTGACGCCGAGCAAGGTAGTGACGATCTGGCTGGCTATTGATGACGTGGACGAAGAGAACGGGCCCATGACGGTCATCCCCGGTTCCCACCTCCACGGGCAGATCCCCTTCGAAAACAGCACGGAAGCCGAACGCAACGTGCTGGGACAGACGGTAACGGACCCGCGAAAATGGGGCGGCGACCCGGTGCCTTTTACCATGAAGGCGGGCCAGATCTCCATGCATACCGACCTGCTGTTGCACGGGTCCGAGCCGAATGTATCCGACCGCCGGCGCTGCGGCCTGACGATACGGTACCTGCCGCCCGACGTGCGGGGCCGCTACCCGGAGTACCACCGGGCCGTAATCTGTCGGGGCGGCGATCCCTCGGGTTACTGGAGACCCGTACCCAAGCCCGTCGGCGACAGGATTCCTCCACGTAATCGGTAG
- a CDS encoding J domain-containing protein — MDDTTNRALHSLDLAPGASLDDVKKSYRELVLIWHPDKVPDRVKDRATAKFTEINEAYQWLVRNPDNLRVSSTTGTSYRSTSQRQSPPRYRSSSQSSHTRTEYSRPGASSRTGSGSSADPAVQRVRQAARSILTDTRAGLYIYPDINPDRAANFVVSLQRSIRFSGLAATVNDLLVFYDIDGSGEEGMAITRSNHLVNNNTGTLYDIGELVEVQLKEGFIFWSEIVVRRRGSRRFELAGYAEKGPGRALVRILGNLVSED; from the coding sequence ATGGATGATACCACGAACAGGGCGCTGCATTCGCTCGACCTCGCTCCGGGCGCGTCGCTTGACGACGTCAAAAAGTCGTACCGGGAACTGGTGCTGATCTGGCATCCGGATAAGGTGCCCGACCGGGTGAAAGACCGGGCCACCGCCAAGTTCACGGAGATCAACGAGGCCTACCAGTGGCTCGTTCGCAATCCGGATAACCTGCGGGTGTCTTCGACTACCGGGACGTCTTACCGGTCAACTTCACAGCGCCAGTCTCCTCCCCGCTATCGTTCTTCCTCGCAATCTTCCCATACACGAACGGAGTATTCCCGGCCCGGCGCCTCCAGCCGCACGGGATCCGGATCGTCGGCCGATCCGGCTGTTCAACGTGTCCGACAGGCCGCTCGCAGTATCTTAACCGATACCAGGGCCGGCCTGTACATCTACCCAGACATCAACCCCGATCGAGCGGCGAACTTCGTCGTTTCGCTGCAGCGCAGCATACGTTTCAGCGGCTTGGCCGCGACGGTGAACGATCTGCTGGTGTTCTATGATATCGACGGTTCCGGCGAGGAGGGCATGGCCATCACCCGGTCGAACCACCTGGTCAACAACAACACCGGGACCCTCTATGACATCGGCGAACTGGTGGAGGTCCAATTGAAGGAAGGATTCATCTTCTGGAGTGAGATCGTGGTGCGCAGACGGGGAAGCCGGAGGTTTGAACTCGCGGGATATGCGGAAAAAGGGCCTGGACGGGCGCTGGTGCGCATTCTCGGGAACCTGGTGTCCGAGGACTAG